In one window of Cellulophaga sp. HaHa_2_95 DNA:
- a CDS encoding DUF1877 family protein, translating into MGLDLALLAVPKEAENILKKAERKIDTEYSDIIFHLPRAFQDDFQDFGHSDWIEFKNDAQDLVKNYPEGNFDSKFYIDTNRTYGVLDYLIAQRENVGINDSNSFFYDGIKFENCKSGQGFSLIYWDLNVLQKKKKILDSLSFEKLYTFYDFRKMIDEGVYKIEQVNENIEELQNVFIEVKKFLKYAIELKGYVLVLKS; encoded by the coding sequence ATGGGATTAGATTTAGCTTTATTAGCAGTACCAAAAGAAGCTGAAAATATTCTAAAAAAAGCTGAACGTAAAATAGATACGGAGTATTCCGATATAATTTTTCATCTTCCAAGAGCTTTTCAAGATGATTTTCAGGATTTTGGACATTCTGACTGGATTGAATTTAAAAATGACGCTCAAGATTTAGTGAAAAATTACCCTGAAGGAAATTTTGACTCTAAGTTCTATATTGATACAAATAGAACGTATGGAGTTCTTGATTATTTAATTGCTCAAAGAGAAAATGTAGGTATCAATGATTCGAATTCCTTTTTTTATGATGGAATTAAATTTGAAAATTGCAAATCTGGTCAAGGGTTTAGTTTAATATATTGGGATTTAAATGTTCTACAAAAGAAAAAGAAAATTTTAGATTCTTTATCATTTGAAAAACTTTATACATTCTATGATTTTAGAAAAATGATTGATGAAGGAGTCTATAAAATTGAACAAGTGAATGAAAATATTGAAGAATTACAAAATGTATTTATTGAAGTTAAAAAGTTTTTAAAATATGCAATTGAATTAAAAGGTTATGTGTTGGTATTGAAAAGTTAA
- a CDS encoding DUF6660 family protein, with protein sequence MKFITIILSLLILGLSIKPCSDGNNAEDQHQEEITAEHDHQNDSDDTCPITCICNCCGIAITYEPIQTFELGINSQISTEILSVYQSIYRFNFHSNIWQPPQLIS encoded by the coding sequence ATGAAATTTATAACTATCATACTATCATTATTAATTCTTGGTTTGTCAATCAAACCTTGTTCTGACGGAAATAATGCCGAAGACCAGCATCAAGAAGAAATAACTGCTGAACATGATCATCAAAATGATAGTGATGATACTTGTCCAATAACTTGTATTTGTAATTGTTGCGGAATCGCAATTACATATGAACCAATTCAAACTTTTGAATTAGGTATTAATAGTCAAATCTCTACAGAAATATTATCTGTTTATCAATCAATCTACAGATTTAATTTTCATTCCAATATCTGGCAACCGCCACAATTGATTAGCTAA
- a CDS encoding TonB-dependent receptor — MLTIITCFSIKAQTSDIQIKVTSESENEPLFGATVYFEELEKGAVTDFDGIATFNEIPNGEHIIIVSFLGFETLKTTIQIPSNSDLIFKLKSGGNELDEVVLQSSRSTRTVKKIPTRIEFIGVEELGEKAIMNPTNISMVLRESTGIQMQQTSLSSGSTNIRIQGLDGRYTQLLRDGFPLYGGFSSGLSILQIPPLDLQQFEIIKGSSSTLYGGGAIAGLINMVSKTPDEEPALDIMLTQTQALGSTTNVFYSKRNEKFGISLYGSGHYQKAYDPEDDGFSNLPKTKSISFNPKFFYYPSDKTTFWFGLNGTYDDRIGGDITKIESGENGIHQYTEENISKRLSSQAVYKTQIDSISSLNIKNSLSFFDRNLTIPDFNFDGKQTNTFTEITYQRETSRADWIFGANLYTSNFDENDNATLQRDQKDITYGMFANNIYDLSENWILETGLRADYNTDFGFFPLPKISLLYKNDSGFSSRIGGGLGYKIPDIFTEEAEFINFENVLGIDKSSLKAERSYGVNLDFNYQTRLFENIGFSINQLFYVTAINNGLLLNSTNNGLFAFENATDEILSKGAETNIKFTYKDFRWFLNYALIDTKLNYLAGNPQKPLTAKHNAGSVLMYESDKWRVGYETFYTGKQFLSNGTETTDFITMGLLLMRNFKFGSAFVNFENFTDRRQSRFSPLVLPPHENPEFPEIYAPTDGFIFSVGIIIKPFGNEDHD, encoded by the coding sequence ATGCTCACAATTATAACGTGCTTTTCTATAAAAGCGCAAACATCTGATATACAAATAAAGGTAACTTCAGAATCCGAAAACGAACCGTTATTTGGAGCAACAGTATATTTTGAGGAATTAGAAAAAGGAGCAGTAACCGATTTTGACGGAATTGCAACTTTCAACGAAATTCCGAATGGCGAACATATTATCATAGTTTCTTTTTTAGGCTTTGAAACTCTAAAAACAACTATTCAAATCCCAAGTAATTCAGACTTGATTTTCAAATTAAAAAGTGGAGGAAACGAATTGGACGAAGTTGTATTACAATCTTCAAGAAGTACAAGAACCGTAAAAAAAATTCCAACGAGAATTGAATTTATTGGAGTTGAGGAATTGGGAGAAAAAGCAATTATGAATCCAACCAATATTTCAATGGTGCTTCGTGAAAGCACAGGAATACAAATGCAACAAACATCTTTAAGTAGTGGAAGTACAAACATTAGAATTCAAGGTCTTGATGGTCGTTACACACAACTTTTGAGAGATGGATTTCCACTTTACGGAGGCTTTTCAAGTGGTTTGAGTATTTTACAAATTCCACCTTTAGATTTGCAACAATTTGAAATTATTAAAGGAAGTTCATCTACACTTTATGGTGGTGGAGCAATTGCAGGTTTAATAAATATGGTGTCAAAAACACCTGACGAAGAACCTGCTTTAGATATTATGCTTACACAAACACAAGCTTTAGGAAGTACTACAAATGTATTTTACAGCAAACGGAATGAAAAGTTTGGTATTTCGCTTTACGGTTCAGGTCATTATCAAAAAGCTTATGACCCAGAAGATGATGGTTTTAGTAATTTACCAAAAACTAAATCTATTTCATTTAATCCAAAATTCTTTTATTATCCTTCTGATAAAACTACGTTTTGGTTTGGTCTAAACGGAACTTATGACGATAGAATTGGTGGAGACATTACTAAAATAGAAAGTGGCGAAAATGGAATTCATCAATACACAGAGGAAAACATTTCAAAAAGATTGAGTAGTCAAGCAGTTTACAAAACTCAAATAGATTCTATTAGTTCTTTAAACATTAAAAATAGTTTATCCTTTTTCGATAGAAATTTAACGATTCCCGATTTCAATTTTGATGGTAAACAAACCAACACTTTTACGGAAATCACTTATCAAAGAGAAACATCAAGAGCAGATTGGATTTTTGGAGCAAATTTATATACTTCAAACTTTGACGAAAATGATAATGCAACTTTACAACGTGACCAAAAAGACATCACTTACGGAATGTTTGCTAACAATATTTATGACCTTTCCGAGAATTGGATTTTAGAAACTGGATTGCGAGCAGATTACAATACTGATTTTGGTTTTTTTCCACTTCCAAAAATTTCATTGCTTTATAAAAATGATAGCGGATTTTCAAGCAGAATTGGTGGTGGTTTAGGTTACAAAATTCCAGATATTTTTACAGAAGAGGCTGAATTTATAAACTTTGAAAATGTACTTGGCATTGATAAATCTTCATTAAAGGCAGAGCGTTCTTATGGTGTAAATCTTGATTTCAACTATCAAACACGTTTATTTGAAAATATTGGCTTTTCAATTAATCAACTTTTCTATGTCACAGCAATTAACAACGGATTGTTATTGAATAGTACAAATAATGGTTTGTTTGCATTTGAAAATGCAACTGATGAAATTTTAAGCAAAGGCGCAGAAACAAATATAAAGTTTACTTATAAAGATTTTAGATGGTTTTTAAATTATGCACTTATAGACACTAAATTGAACTATTTGGCAGGAAATCCACAAAAACCATTAACTGCAAAACATAACGCAGGAAGTGTTTTGATGTACGAATCTGATAAATGGAGAGTTGGTTACGAAACTTTTTATACAGGAAAGCAGTTTTTATCAAATGGAACAGAAACAACAGATTTTATAACAATGGGATTATTGTTAATGCGAAACTTTAAATTTGGTAGTGCTTTTGTGAATTTTGAAAATTTTACAGACAGACGACAAAGCAGATTTTCGCCATTAGTTCTGCCACCACACGAAAATCCAGAATTTCCAGAAATTTACGCACCAACAGACGGATTTATTTTTAGTGTAGGAATTATTATTAAACCAT